From the uncultured Fretibacterium sp. genome, the window GGGGCTGAGGGCCGACGCCCCCTCCCTGGCTCCGTCCCCCCCGCTCCTTCCCGATAGTCCCGGCGCGCTCGTACTGTATAATTCATTGCGTTCCGGGCAGAACATCGAACACGGCGGCGACGTCGTCCTCTGGGGACATCTGAACGCCGGGGCGGAGATCCTGGCTGCGGGCAGCATCCTCGTCGCCGGGAGGCTCAAGGGGATCGTGCACGCCGGAAAGAATGGAAGAAAGGACGTATACGTTCTTGCGGGGTCCTTCGAGACCCCCCAGGTCCGGGTAGGACGTCGCCTGTGCTACGCCGACGAGTCGATGACCTGGTGGCAGGAGACCGTTCTGATCACCGTCGAGGATGAAAAGTTGATCATCCGCGAGGGGCATTTTCTGGAATGATCGAACTCGGCCGGAACGGGGGAAATCGAAGACAGTCGTTTACGGGAACGGAAATGGAGGTTTTTTCGTTGAGCGGACGGGTTATAGTGGTTACCTCCGGAAAAGGAGGTGTTGGAAAGACGACCTCCACGGCGAACATTGCGGTTGCTCTGGCGAAGGCCGGAAAAAAAGTGGTCGCCGTGGATGCGGATATCGGGCTGCGCAACCTGGATGTCGTCATGGGGCTCGAAAACCGTGTCGTGTTCAATTTTATCGATGTGATCGAGAAAAATTGCCGTCTGAACCAGGCTTTGGTGCGGGACAAGCGGGTGGAGAACCTCTTTCTTCTTCCCGCGGCTCAGACGCGTACCAAGGATGCGGTCAGCCCGGAGCAGATGATAGAGCTCTGCGACCAGCTGAGGCTGGATTTCGACTTCGTGCTTCTGGACTGTCCCGCGGGCATCGAGGGGGGGTTCAAGAATGCCGCCGCCGGGGCCGACGAGGCCCTTGTGGTGACGACGCCCGAGGTCCCCTCGGTCCGGGACGCGGACCGAATCATCGGGATGCTCGAGTCCATGGGAAAGTCCCCGATCCGCCTGATCATCAACCGCTTCCGCGCGAACATGGTCCAGGACGGGGACATGCTGGCGAGGGAGGACATCCTCGATATCCTCTCCATCAATCTCATAGGCATCGTGCCCGAGGACGACGGGGTCATCAAGTCCTCGAACCGCGGCGAGCCCCTGACCTTCGGACTGAATTCCCCGGCGGCCCAGGCCTATGCCAACATCGCCGGACGCCTCCTGGGGCGGGACATTCCTCTGTTGGAGCTGGATGCCGGGGCGTCCTGGCGCTTCCTCGCTCCGATCAAGCGCTTCTTCGGACTGAGCTGAGCCGGGTTTCGGAGCCCATGGGAACCCCTGTCCCATGGGGCTGGAAAACACTTGGAGAAACTTCCTGAAGACATCCCGTTAATTTTCTGTATAAAGAGGACAAAGAGGGAGAGATAGACGTGGATTTTCTGAAAAGATTCTTTGGGGGCGGCAGCCGCGATTCGGCCCGGACGGCGCGGGACCGCCTCCGCATCGTCCTGATACATGATCGGACCGACATATCACCGCAGCTGCTCGAGAACCTGAGGATGGAGATGATCGAGGTCCTGACCCGCTATATGGATATCGATACGGACAAGATCGAGCTGGACCTGGACCGGGACGATCAGGCCGTGGCCCTGGTGGCGAACGTCCCCGTCCTCAGGATCAA encodes:
- a CDS encoding septum site-determining protein MinC: MQKGDEIRDPSSAIRIKGTGYGIRIILPEFPSEEELLELLLHIPPQACLFPMGEGVVLDFQSRACSEDLLIRILQRVVWPGGIRVLAWVSSNGTTQALVRRAGLRADAPSLAPSPPLLPDSPGALVLYNSLRSGQNIEHGGDVVLWGHLNAGAEILAAGSILVAGRLKGIVHAGKNGRKDVYVLAGSFETPQVRVGRRLCYADESMTWWQETVLITVEDEKLIIREGHFLE
- the minD gene encoding septum site-determining protein MinD codes for the protein MSGRVIVVTSGKGGVGKTTSTANIAVALAKAGKKVVAVDADIGLRNLDVVMGLENRVVFNFIDVIEKNCRLNQALVRDKRVENLFLLPAAQTRTKDAVSPEQMIELCDQLRLDFDFVLLDCPAGIEGGFKNAAAGADEALVVTTPEVPSVRDADRIIGMLESMGKSPIRLIINRFRANMVQDGDMLAREDILDILSINLIGIVPEDDGVIKSSNRGEPLTFGLNSPAAQAYANIAGRLLGRDIPLLELDAGASWRFLAPIKRFFGLS
- the minE gene encoding cell division topological specificity factor MinE gives rise to the protein MDFLKRFFGGGSRDSARTARDRLRIVLIHDRTDISPQLLENLRMEMIEVLTRYMDIDTDKIELDLDRDDQAVALVANVPVLRIKRGGGMEDDDDAPSHAVPRPAGDRSGRKKHR